GTAAGCTTTTTGGTGCCGTGACTACAAAACACATTGGTGATGCACTGCATGCACAGGGGTTTGACATTGACAAGCGCAAGGTTGCATTAGCGGATCCAATCAAATCTCTCGGGGGGCATCAAGTTCACGTCAAACTTCATCCCCAAGTGACAGCCACCATTACCGTATTCGTCGAGGCCGAGTAATCTCTTTGCTGGTCGTACTGCACACAGTCCACTTACATCTGGAGCTTTAGTATTTGTAGTAAGAGGGTGTACCTGATTGGCTCAACCACGGGAACAATTTCAGGCAGCCGTAGATAGTCTGACTGCTTCAGAAACGATGTTTCGCTTGCCCCCTCAACATATTGAGGCTGAACAAGCGGTTTTGGGCGCGATGCTCATCTCCCAGGATGCGGTGAGTGAAGCGGTCGAGCTGTTACAGTCTGACGACTTTTATCGAAACGCGCATCAAATGGTGTTCGAGGCGATGCAAGGGTTGTTCGAACAAGGACAACCTGTGGACGTGATTACCGTGACAGCGGCCCTACAGGCTCGCGAAGGTGCACTTGAAGCCGTCGGTGGCGCCTCCTACGTCGCTACACTCGCTGCATCAATGCCGACAGCTTTGCATGTGGTTCACTATTCAAACATCGTCCGTGAAAAAGCCGTTTTACGGCGAATCATCGCCACGGCGACGGATTTGGCTAATCAGGGCTACCAAGGTGAAGATTCGTCGACAGACATTCTTGCCGATGCAGAGAGAAAAATCCTGTCTTTGTCCCAGAATCAGCGCGTCCGTGACTTTACGCACATTTCCGAGGTGCTTGAGAACACATTTGAACGCATTGAACAACTGTATGCAAGTGAAGGCAAACTGACAGGGGTGCCGACGGGATACAGTGAACTGGACAGAATGACGAGCGGATTTCAGCGCTCTGACCTGATTATCGTTGCCGCCCGACCTTCTGTCGGGAAAACGGCCTTTGCACTTAACATTGCACAGAATGTTGCGGTCCGGGCTGGTCTGCCGGTCGCCATTTTCAGCCTTGAAATGTCCAAAGACCAATTGGTTCAACGTATGCTCTGTGCAGAGGCGTACATTGACGGACACAAGATGAGAAATGGCACACTCGACGACGATGATTGGCCAAAGCTCTCGATGGGAGTCAGCACGCTCAGTAACTCTCCGATTTATATCGATGACGCTCCTGGTATCACAGTGCCGGAGATGCGGGCTAAGCTGCGCAGACTGAAATCCGAAGTTGGCCTTGGCTTTGTCTGTATCGACTACCTGCAGTTGATTCATGGTCGCCGCAATTCCGGTGAGAACCGACAACAGGAAATTTCTGAGATATCGAGATCGCTCAAACAACTTGCGAGGGAACTGGAAGTCCCTGTTGTCGCATTGGCGCAGTTAAGTCGAGGCGTTGAGCAGCGTCAAGATAAACGCCCGATGCTCTCCGACATCCGTGAATCCGGGAGTATCGAGCAAGACGCCGACATTGTTGCATTCCTTTATCGTGACGACTATTACGACCCGGAATCCGAACGCAAAAATATCATTGAAATCATCATCGCGAAACAGAGAAATGGGCCGACAGGCAAGGTAGATCTCGTGTTTCTGAAGAACTTCAACAAGTTTGTCAATTTGGATCCGGTTCACAAAGAGGCCGAGTGATGTTTGATGAGTGAAGATGAATCTCTTCCACCTGAGGACGACAACCTTCTACGAGTTTACCAATTTGCTGCGGATGAAGTGAGACCGCATCAGAGTCGAAGGCAACACCAAGCGGCGATAAGACGTCGTGAGAAGCGGAAGCAATCGAGATCGCGCCGTCTCCGAGCACTGATAGGCATAAGGTTTTGGACAAGAACGGCCATCGGCTTCGTCATTCTGCTGTGTCTGGTGTTTTGGGCGAAATTTGCGGTCGTTTACGATATCCCGCAAGACCTGTCTATGACAGGGTTGTCGGGCGTCAGTGCTTATGTCACCGAGAAACCTTGGTGGTTTGGACCGCCAGCGTTTGACTTGCATCAAACCGAAGAAACCAGGCTGCAGCCTTATCTGACGCCGGAGGACGCTCTCCTCCAAGGACTTGGCCGCTATTCGGCGGTTGTGCTTCAGCCCACATACGTGTGGGTGTTGAAGCGCTAGGCGACGGCCGAGTGGTTCAGTGGCCTCGGTGCTGGCTGGTTCCGTCGCATCATGTAAATCCATTACAATCGCGAATCACTTGTACCACTTTGTCGACCTTTTCGTCCTCGCAAATCACCGTCAGGATATAGTTTCGTCCTGCAGAGTCATCCGGGCTGCCGGACAATCCGCTTGCAGAGGGGTCAGCGGCAAGCAGTACCTTGGCATCGTCCGACGAAGGGGTTTCGTTTAGCGTCACGGTTGCAAGGCTGCTGATATTCCCTGTAATGAGGAATGCGTCCGGCAGCGGAACTTGGGGTGCGTAGCGGTGTCTCTCTTCGACTTTGGCAGTCTCCACCCCGAATCGAACAATCTTTTGTTTCGCCTGAGTGGCTTCTTCTCTGCTGAAAAACGAGGACAGTACAGTTCTGTCAGACACCATGCATCATC
The Alicyclobacillus curvatus genome window above contains:
- the dnaB gene encoding replicative DNA helicase, with amino-acid sequence MFRLPPQHIEAEQAVLGAMLISQDAVSEAVELLQSDDFYRNAHQMVFEAMQGLFEQGQPVDVITVTAALQAREGALEAVGGASYVATLAASMPTALHVVHYSNIVREKAVLRRIIATATDLANQGYQGEDSSTDILADAERKILSLSQNQRVRDFTHISEVLENTFERIEQLYASEGKLTGVPTGYSELDRMTSGFQRSDLIIVAARPSVGKTAFALNIAQNVAVRAGLPVAIFSLEMSKDQLVQRMLCAEAYIDGHKMRNGTLDDDDWPKLSMGVSTLSNSPIYIDDAPGITVPEMRAKLRRLKSEVGLGFVCIDYLQLIHGRRNSGENRQQEISEISRSLKQLARELEVPVVALAQLSRGVEQRQDKRPMLSDIRESGSIEQDADIVAFLYRDDYYDPESERKNIIEIIIAKQRNGPTGKVDLVFLKNFNKFVNLDPVHKEAE